Proteins encoded by one window of Phytohabitans houttuyneae:
- a CDS encoding DHH family phosphoesterase, producing the protein MTSVVEVAAAEPTAADWAAAVAAVHGVPAGGTVLLVCHVNPDGDALGSMLGTALGLRRLGITQLQATFPGATQGSPTGGYGGPPEVPEPFRWLPGLDLLVPADAAHPAPDLFICFDAASASRLGALVDRLQTAGTAVVLDHHASNTRFGGIHLVDPGAAATSVVAEGLLSRLEVPLDAEIAQCLYVALATDTGSFRFDMTTPAVHEMAARLLATGISPGDISRRIFDTRPFGAVRLYGDVLQRAQLEPDAAGGVGLVWTYATLDDLARHGQKAYVLEALIDSVRCAAEADVSCVIKQVGPAEWAVSMRSKGAVDVSRVAVALGGGGHRLAAGFTGRGSVEDVIGAIRAEL; encoded by the coding sequence GTGACCTCCGTGGTGGAAGTGGCGGCCGCCGAGCCGACCGCCGCTGACTGGGCCGCGGCCGTGGCCGCCGTGCACGGCGTGCCCGCGGGCGGCACGGTGCTGCTGGTCTGCCACGTCAACCCGGACGGCGACGCGCTGGGCAGCATGCTCGGCACGGCGCTGGGGTTGCGGCGGCTGGGGATCACCCAGCTGCAGGCGACGTTCCCGGGCGCGACCCAGGGATCCCCCACCGGTGGCTACGGCGGGCCGCCCGAGGTGCCCGAGCCGTTCCGCTGGCTGCCCGGCCTCGACCTGCTGGTGCCGGCCGACGCGGCGCACCCGGCGCCCGACCTGTTCATCTGCTTCGACGCGGCCAGCGCCTCGCGGCTCGGCGCGCTCGTCGACCGGCTCCAGACGGCGGGCACGGCGGTGGTGCTCGACCACCACGCGTCCAACACCCGGTTCGGTGGCATCCACCTGGTCGACCCGGGTGCCGCGGCCACCTCGGTGGTGGCGGAAGGACTGCTCAGCCGCCTGGAGGTGCCGCTCGACGCGGAGATCGCCCAGTGCCTGTACGTGGCGCTGGCCACCGACACCGGCTCGTTCCGCTTCGACATGACCACCCCGGCGGTACACGAGATGGCGGCGCGGCTGCTCGCGACCGGCATCAGCCCCGGCGACATCTCCCGGCGGATCTTCGACACCCGGCCGTTCGGCGCGGTGCGGCTCTACGGCGACGTGCTGCAGCGCGCCCAGCTCGAGCCCGACGCGGCCGGCGGGGTGGGGCTCGTGTGGACGTACGCGACGCTGGACGACCTTGCTCGCCACGGCCAGAAGGCGTACGTGCTGGAGGCGCTCATCGACTCCGTACGGTGCGCCGCCGAGGCCGACGTGAGCTGTGTGATCAAGCAGGTCGGCCCGGCCGAGTGGGCGGTCTCGATGCGCAGCAAGGGCGCTGTCGACGTGAGCCGGGTGGCGGTGGCGCTGGGCGGCGGTGGGCACCGGCTGGCGGCGGGCTTCACCGGACGGGGTTCGGTGGAGGACGTGATCGGGGCCATCCGCGCGGAGCTGTGA